A window from Actinomycetospora corticicola encodes these proteins:
- a CDS encoding sensor histidine kinase, whose amino-acid sequence MRREDRTGSRPARARRRRGPGLRVRLTLLATGLVAAVSAVLLWLGWMLVGEVAASLPTLPPGTPVLVDGVSVPAGEIAAALGHSARSEVLQVGSVAFAFVVLAAALVSWVLTGHVLQPVHDVTATARRLSAESLDARIDLEGPRDEVAELADTFDEMLDRLQAAFDAQRRFVANASHELRTPLAVLRTEIDVTLADPDADVDELRRMAGVLRDATKRAEGLVDGLLLLARTEAAERRASDGDEPVDLDLAARGALDAVRAEVEARRLSVEIGPDDGSVGPGAVVVGDAALLERVVGNLVENAVRHNVDGGWITVRTGSAEDRVELVVASSGPVLDPARVPALFEPFRRGADRVGPGSGLGLSIVRAVVRAHGGTVTAEPVEGGGLAVRVGLPGQVSGSLNTGVTVPT is encoded by the coding sequence CTGCGCCGCGAGGACCGGACCGGGTCGCGCCCCGCGCGGGCCCGCCGTCGACGCGGGCCCGGCCTGCGGGTGCGCCTGACGCTGCTCGCCACCGGGCTGGTGGCGGCGGTGAGCGCCGTGCTGCTCTGGCTCGGCTGGATGCTCGTGGGCGAGGTCGCCGCGAGCCTGCCCACGCTCCCGCCGGGCACCCCGGTGCTGGTCGACGGCGTCTCCGTCCCGGCCGGGGAGATCGCCGCGGCGCTCGGGCACAGCGCGCGATCCGAGGTCCTGCAGGTCGGCTCGGTCGCCTTCGCGTTCGTGGTGCTCGCCGCGGCGCTGGTGTCCTGGGTGCTGACCGGGCACGTGCTGCAGCCGGTGCACGACGTCACCGCGACCGCCCGCCGGCTCTCCGCCGAGTCCCTCGACGCCCGGATCGACCTCGAGGGCCCGCGTGACGAGGTCGCCGAGCTCGCCGACACCTTCGACGAGATGCTCGACCGGCTGCAGGCCGCGTTCGACGCCCAGCGCCGGTTCGTCGCCAACGCCAGCCACGAGCTGCGCACCCCGCTGGCCGTGCTGCGCACCGAGATCGACGTGACGCTGGCCGACCCGGACGCCGACGTCGACGAGCTGCGCCGCATGGCGGGCGTCCTGCGGGACGCCACCAAGCGCGCCGAGGGGCTCGTCGACGGGTTGCTGCTGCTCGCCCGCACCGAGGCCGCCGAGCGCCGGGCCTCCGACGGCGACGAGCCGGTCGACCTCGACCTGGCCGCCCGCGGCGCGCTCGACGCGGTGCGCGCCGAGGTCGAGGCCCGCCGGTTGTCCGTGGAGATCGGTCCGGACGACGGGTCGGTCGGCCCGGGGGCGGTCGTCGTCGGCGACGCGGCGCTGCTGGAGCGGGTCGTGGGCAACCTCGTGGAGAACGCCGTGCGTCACAACGTCGACGGCGGCTGGATCACGGTGCGGACCGGGAGCGCCGAGGACCGGGTCGAGCTGGTCGTCGCCTCGTCCGGCCCGGTGCTCGACCCGGCCCGCGTCCCCGCCCTGTTCGAGCCGTTCCGCCGCGGGGCCGACCGGGTCGGCCCCGGCTCCGGGCTCGGCCTGTCGATCGTGCGCGCCGTCGTCCGCGCGCACGGCGGCACCGTCACCGCGGAGCCCGTCGAGGGCGGCGGGCTCGCGGTGCGGGTGGGTCTGCCCGGTCAGGTCTCCGGGTCGCTGAACACCGGCGTGACCGTCCCGACCTGA